A genomic stretch from Achromobacter spanius includes:
- the gsiC gene encoding glutathione ABC transporter permease GsiC — translation MLTYIVKRLLGMIPTLLLVAVVVFLFVHMLPGDPARLAAGQEADQQTVELVRKELGLDLPLPQQFVRYFSNMLQGDLGTSLRTKRPVSTEISDRFMPTLWLTLASMAWSVTFGMIIGIVSAVWRNRWPDRLGMTLAVSGISFPAFALGMMLMQVFSVNLGWLPTVGASSWKHYILPSITLGAAVAAVMARFTRASFVEVIQEDFVRTARAKGLTERRVVIKHALRNALIPVVTMMGLQFGFLLGGSIVVETVFNWPGLGRLLVDAVTQRDYPVIQGLVLLFSLEFILINLIVDVLYGVINPSIRYK, via the coding sequence ATGCTGACCTACATCGTCAAACGTCTTCTGGGCATGATCCCCACGCTGCTGCTGGTAGCCGTGGTCGTGTTCCTGTTTGTGCACATGCTTCCGGGCGACCCGGCGCGACTGGCCGCGGGCCAGGAGGCCGACCAGCAAACCGTTGAGCTCGTGCGCAAGGAACTTGGGCTGGATCTGCCCCTGCCGCAGCAGTTCGTGCGCTACTTCAGCAACATGCTGCAAGGCGACCTGGGTACCTCGCTGCGTACCAAGCGCCCCGTCTCGACCGAAATTTCCGACCGCTTCATGCCCACGCTGTGGCTGACGCTCGCCAGCATGGCGTGGTCAGTCACCTTCGGCATGATCATCGGCATTGTCTCGGCAGTCTGGCGCAATCGGTGGCCCGACCGTCTTGGCATGACGCTGGCGGTGTCAGGCATTTCTTTTCCCGCGTTCGCGCTGGGCATGATGCTGATGCAGGTGTTCTCCGTGAATCTGGGCTGGCTGCCAACCGTGGGCGCCTCCAGTTGGAAACACTACATCCTGCCGTCCATCACGCTGGGCGCCGCGGTAGCTGCCGTCATGGCGCGCTTTACCCGGGCTTCTTTCGTGGAAGTCATCCAGGAAGACTTCGTGCGCACCGCTCGCGCCAAGGGCCTGACCGAGCGCCGCGTCGTCATCAAGCATGCGCTGCGCAATGCGCTGATTCCGGTCGTTACCATGATGGGCCTGCAATTCGGCTTCTTGCTGGGCGGCTCGATCGTGGTGGAAACCGTCTTCAACTGGCCCGGCCTTGGCCGCCTGCTGGTTGACGCCGTGACCCAACGCGACTATCCGGTGATTCAGGGCCTGGTGCTGCTGTTCTCGCTGGAATTCATCCTGATCAACCTGATTGTCGACGTGCTCTATGGCGTCATCAATCCCAGCATCCGTTACAAGTGA
- the gsiD gene encoding glutathione ABC transporter permease GsiD, whose product MSNTTPATTIAAVPKNDVRTPATEFWRKFKKQKLGVGAGIFVLLLVVIAAFAPWIVPFDAENFFDYDALNAGPSLTHWLGVDSLGRDIFSRIVMGARISLAAGFLSVAMGAIVGTFMGLMAGYYEGWWERITMRISDVLLAFPGMLLAIGVVAVLGSSMINVIVAVAVFSVPAFARLVRGNTLSIKQMTYVEAVKSVGASDWTIIMRHILPGTISPIVVYGTMRIGTSIITAASLSFLGMGASPPTPEWGAMLNEARADMVIAPHVAIFPALAIFLTVLAFNLLGDGLRDALDPKIDRK is encoded by the coding sequence ATGAGCAATACGACACCCGCCACGACCATTGCCGCCGTTCCGAAGAACGACGTGCGTACGCCCGCCACCGAGTTCTGGCGCAAATTCAAGAAGCAGAAGCTGGGCGTGGGCGCCGGCATCTTCGTGCTGCTGCTGGTAGTGATTGCGGCCTTCGCGCCGTGGATCGTGCCCTTCGACGCCGAGAACTTCTTCGACTACGACGCGCTGAACGCCGGCCCGTCGCTGACCCACTGGCTGGGCGTGGATTCGCTGGGCCGCGACATCTTCAGCCGCATCGTCATGGGCGCGCGGATCTCGCTGGCCGCGGGCTTCCTGTCGGTGGCCATGGGCGCCATTGTGGGCACCTTCATGGGCCTGATGGCCGGCTACTACGAAGGCTGGTGGGAACGCATCACCATGCGTATCTCGGACGTGCTGCTGGCATTCCCGGGCATGCTGCTGGCTATCGGCGTGGTGGCCGTGCTGGGTTCCAGCATGATCAACGTGATCGTGGCCGTGGCCGTGTTCAGCGTGCCGGCGTTTGCCCGCCTGGTGCGCGGCAACACGCTGTCGATCAAGCAGATGACCTACGTCGAAGCGGTCAAGAGCGTGGGCGCGTCCGACTGGACGATCATCATGCGCCACATCCTGCCCGGCACGATCTCGCCGATCGTGGTGTACGGCACGATGCGTATCGGCACGTCGATCATCACCGCCGCCAGTCTGTCGTTCCTGGGCATGGGCGCATCGCCTCCCACGCCGGAGTGGGGCGCCATGCTGAACGAAGCGCGCGCCGACATGGTCATTGCCCCGCACGTGGCCATCTTCCCCGCGCTGGCAATCTTCCTGACGGTGCTGGCCTTCAACCTGCTGGGTGACGGCTTGCGCGACGCGCTCGATCCGAAGATCGATCGCAAGTGA
- a CDS encoding aminopeptidase P family protein — protein sequence MSSTDARIAQLRQAMSRRGLSAYIVPSSDPHLSEYLPARWQGRRWLSGFTGSVGTLVVTADFAGLWVDSRYWVQAEAQLAGTGVQLMKIALASTPGHVDWLAANTRAGDVIGVDGQVLGLGAFRALSAAAATSGATLEIRADLLDDIWTDRAGLPDAKIYEHVAPEACVARADKLAQVRDAMRAHGADVHFICTVDDIAWLLNLRGADVDYNPVFVGHALIGLDHATLFVADGKIDDALRATLAADGVEVAAYAQAADALASLELDQKLLIDPARVTCGVFHAMDPAVPRIEAINPSTLLKSRKTDAELAQVRQAMAQDGAALCEFFAWFEGAQGKETITELTIDEQITAARARRPAYVCPSFATIAGFNANGAMPHYRATPESHATIEGDGLLLIDSGGQYLGGTTDITRVVAVGTPSADQKVDFTLVLKGMIALSRASFPRGTPSPMLDAIARAPIWEGGAEYGHGTGHGVGYFLNVHEGPQVISYRAMPGPHTAMEPGMITSNEPGIYRPGRWGVRIENLVANRSWLTSELGEFLCFETLTLCPIDTRCIEVPLLRTDEIAWLNDYHKTVFDRLSPLVQGEALAWLERSTAPLNA from the coding sequence ATGTCTAGCACTGACGCCCGTATTGCCCAATTGCGGCAGGCCATGAGCCGCCGCGGCCTGTCCGCCTATATCGTTCCGTCTTCGGACCCGCACCTGTCCGAGTACCTGCCGGCGCGCTGGCAGGGGCGGCGCTGGCTGTCGGGCTTCACGGGGTCGGTCGGCACGCTGGTCGTCACGGCCGACTTTGCGGGCTTGTGGGTGGACAGCCGCTACTGGGTGCAGGCCGAGGCGCAACTGGCCGGCACGGGCGTGCAACTGATGAAGATCGCGCTGGCGTCCACGCCGGGCCATGTCGACTGGCTGGCCGCCAATACGCGCGCGGGCGACGTCATTGGCGTAGATGGGCAGGTGCTGGGCCTGGGGGCGTTCCGCGCCTTGTCGGCCGCTGCCGCCACGTCTGGCGCCACACTGGAAATCCGCGCGGACCTGCTGGACGACATCTGGACGGACCGCGCCGGCCTGCCCGACGCGAAGATCTATGAACACGTCGCGCCCGAGGCCTGCGTGGCCCGCGCCGACAAGCTGGCGCAGGTGCGAGACGCCATGCGCGCGCACGGCGCCGACGTGCATTTCATTTGCACGGTGGACGACATTGCGTGGCTGCTGAACCTGCGCGGCGCGGACGTGGATTACAACCCGGTGTTCGTCGGCCATGCCCTGATCGGCCTGGACCACGCCACGCTGTTCGTGGCGGACGGCAAGATCGACGACGCCTTGCGCGCCACGCTGGCCGCCGATGGCGTCGAAGTGGCCGCGTATGCGCAGGCCGCGGATGCCCTGGCTTCGCTGGAACTCGATCAAAAGCTGCTGATTGATCCGGCGCGCGTCACCTGCGGGGTGTTCCACGCCATGGACCCGGCGGTGCCGCGCATTGAAGCGATCAACCCGTCCACCTTGCTGAAGTCGCGCAAGACCGATGCCGAACTGGCCCAGGTGCGGCAAGCAATGGCGCAGGACGGCGCGGCGCTCTGTGAATTCTTCGCGTGGTTCGAAGGCGCACAGGGCAAGGAAACCATTACCGAACTGACGATCGACGAGCAGATCACCGCCGCTCGCGCGCGCCGCCCGGCTTACGTCTGCCCCAGCTTCGCCACCATCGCCGGCTTCAACGCCAATGGCGCCATGCCGCATTACCGCGCCACGCCGGAATCGCACGCCACCATCGAAGGCGATGGCTTGCTGCTGATTGATTCGGGTGGCCAGTACCTGGGCGGCACGACGGACATTACACGCGTGGTCGCGGTGGGCACGCCCAGCGCCGACCAGAAAGTGGATTTCACGCTGGTGCTCAAGGGCATGATCGCGCTGTCGCGCGCGTCCTTCCCGCGCGGCACGCCGTCGCCCATGCTGGATGCGATTGCGCGTGCTCCCATCTGGGAAGGCGGTGCGGAATACGGCCATGGCACCGGTCACGGCGTGGGCTATTTCCTGAACGTGCACGAAGGCCCGCAAGTGATTTCCTACCGCGCCATGCCGGGTCCGCACACCGCGATGGAGCCGGGCATGATCACGTCGAACGAGCCAGGCATCTACCGCCCAGGCCGTTGGGGCGTGCGTATCGAAAACCTGGTCGCCAACCGCAGCTGGCTGACGTCGGAGCTGGGCGAATTCCTGTGCTTTGAAACCTTGACGCTGTGCCCGATCGACACGCGCTGCATTGAAGTACCGTTGCTGCGCACCGACGAAATCGCCTGGCTGAACGACTATCACAAGACGGTCTTCGACCGCCTGTCACCCTTGGTGCAAGGCGAAGCCCTGGCCTGGCTGGAACGCAGCACGGCGCCGCTAAACGCGTAA
- a CDS encoding P1 family peptidase, translating into MDKQALDLPRIGVLPSGPLDSICDVGDVTVGHCTLADGAQQTGVTVVRPHAGDSYLDKVPAAATVLNGFGKSAGLIQVQELGVLETPIALTNTFGVGTVANAQIRQAIAANPEIGRGMATVNPLVFECNDGYLNDIQALAVQESHYVDAYANAAKAFAQGAVGAGRGMSCFSFKGGIGSASRVASIQPGLRYTVGALVLANFGRLPNLTVAGRPFGRRLADQLDRGLAQQGENAAIVPEKGSIILLLATDAPLDSRQLRRLSLRAGAGLARTGSVFGHGSGDIALAFSTAYTVPQRAEQPMPAVAMLHETRIDPLFEAAAEACEQAIIAALWRADAVTGRDGHHRAAIREAAPQWRQWLSDTAF; encoded by the coding sequence ATGGACAAACAAGCACTGGACCTTCCCCGCATCGGCGTGCTGCCCTCGGGACCCTTGGATTCGATTTGCGACGTGGGTGATGTCACCGTCGGACACTGCACGCTGGCCGACGGCGCGCAACAGACCGGCGTCACCGTCGTGCGCCCGCATGCCGGCGACTCCTATCTGGACAAGGTGCCTGCTGCCGCGACGGTGTTGAACGGCTTCGGCAAAAGCGCCGGCCTGATCCAGGTGCAGGAACTTGGCGTGCTGGAAACGCCCATCGCGCTGACCAACACCTTTGGCGTGGGCACCGTGGCCAACGCGCAGATCCGCCAGGCCATCGCGGCCAACCCGGAAATCGGGCGCGGCATGGCCACCGTGAACCCGTTGGTCTTCGAATGCAATGACGGTTATCTGAACGACATCCAGGCGCTGGCCGTGCAGGAATCGCATTACGTCGATGCTTATGCCAATGCGGCAAAAGCGTTCGCCCAGGGCGCGGTCGGCGCGGGGCGCGGCATGTCGTGCTTTTCGTTCAAGGGAGGCATCGGCTCGGCGTCCCGCGTGGCGTCCATCCAGCCCGGCTTGCGTTATACCGTCGGTGCGCTGGTGCTGGCCAACTTCGGGCGCTTGCCCAACCTGACCGTGGCGGGCCGCCCGTTCGGCCGCCGGCTGGCGGACCAGTTGGACCGTGGCCTGGCGCAGCAAGGCGAGAACGCGGCGATCGTGCCGGAGAAGGGCTCGATCATCTTGCTGCTGGCCACCGACGCGCCGCTGGATTCGCGCCAACTGCGCCGCTTGTCGCTGCGCGCGGGCGCGGGCCTGGCGCGCACGGGATCGGTATTCGGCCACGGCAGCGGCGACATCGCGCTGGCCTTTTCCACCGCCTATACCGTGCCGCAACGGGCCGAGCAGCCCATGCCGGCGGTGGCGATGCTGCATGAAACCCGTATCGACCCGCTGTTTGAAGCGGCCGCCGAGGCCTGCGAGCAAGCCATCATCGCCGCGCTTTGGCGGGCTGATGCCGTCACCGGGCGCGACGGCCATCACCGCGCAGCCATCCGCGAGGCCGCGCCGCAATGGCGCCAATGGCTGTCCGACACCGCATTCTGA
- a CDS encoding M55 family metallopeptidase produces MKILISTDIEGVAGVFHPEQVRAGNGEYERARAWMTAEANAAVQGAFAGGADEILVNDSHGGFRNLLPDGLDERARLVLGKPRYLGMMGGLEEGCDAVFMIGYHSRSQGRGILAHTINSFAFARVFINGMELGEAGLYGALAGELDVPVILASGDDVFISETRDTFPGAEWVQTKVAHGQGSGVTLSPTASRRAIAAAAETAVRKFKQGVSASGEVKSVPFRIAAPIECRLQTQSAALADLFCMWPTLERVDGVTLRFTVDSMQSAVRTLNSLAAMSFMLR; encoded by the coding sequence ATGAAGATCCTGATTTCCACCGATATCGAAGGCGTCGCCGGCGTCTTTCACCCCGAGCAGGTCCGCGCCGGCAATGGCGAATACGAGCGCGCTCGCGCCTGGATGACCGCCGAGGCCAACGCCGCCGTGCAAGGCGCGTTCGCGGGCGGCGCCGACGAGATCCTGGTCAATGACTCGCACGGCGGCTTTCGCAACCTGCTGCCCGACGGTCTGGACGAGCGCGCCCGCCTGGTGCTGGGCAAGCCGCGCTACCTGGGCATGATGGGCGGGCTGGAAGAGGGCTGCGACGCCGTCTTCATGATCGGCTATCACTCGCGCTCGCAAGGCCGAGGCATTCTGGCGCACACGATCAACAGCTTTGCGTTCGCGCGCGTGTTCATCAACGGCATGGAGTTGGGCGAAGCGGGCCTGTACGGCGCGCTGGCCGGTGAATTGGACGTGCCGGTGATTTTGGCGTCCGGCGACGACGTGTTCATCTCGGAAACGCGCGACACGTTCCCCGGCGCCGAGTGGGTGCAGACCAAAGTGGCCCATGGCCAGGGCAGTGGGGTGACCTTGTCGCCGACGGCATCGCGCCGCGCCATTGCCGCCGCCGCCGAAACCGCCGTGCGCAAGTTCAAGCAAGGCGTCTCCGCTTCCGGTGAGGTGAAATCCGTTCCTTTCCGCATTGCCGCCCCTATAGAATGCCGGTTGCAGACGCAGAGCGCGGCATTGGCCGACCTGTTCTGCATGTGGCCCACGCTGGAACGCGTGGACGGCGTCACCTTGCGATTCACCGTGGATAGCATGCAGTCGGCCGTCCGCACGCTGAACAGCCTGGCCGCCATGTCTTTCATGTTGCGCTAA
- the gsiB gene encoding glutathione ABC transporter substrate-binding protein GsiB, translating into MMKVLRPTKLMAAAAVAFGVLTSPLAHASKDVTFAVSIALETLDPYNTNSTLNQAAGKAYYEGLFEFDKDLKIQKVLATDYSVSEDGLVYTFKLRPGVKFHDGTDFNAEAVKVNFDRPSNPDNRLSRYIQFSVIDKTEVVDPMTVKITLKKPFSAFINALAHPAAMMISPAALAKYGKEIGFHPVGTGPFEFVEWKPAEYLKVKKFDGYWKKGYPKVDTLTFRTVTDNNTRAAVVQTGEAQFAFPVPFEQAAVLKKNDKLDVVDHQNSIMARYLSMNTQQKPFDNVKVREAINYAINKEALAKVAFSGYATVVDGVVPKGVDYAHKTGPWPYDLKKAKALLAEAGYPNGFESTLWSAYNDGTSVKVVQFLQQQLAQVGIKVQVEVLESGQRVQRVQQVQKPEDAKVRMYYAGWSSSTGEADWGLRPLLTTPAFPPVLNNVSYYSNKSVDDGVQEALATTDRAKKTEIYKNVQETIWKDAPWAFLVTQNNLYVKSKNLSGVYVEPDTSFWFGDIDLKQ; encoded by the coding sequence ATGATGAAAGTTCTGCGCCCCACCAAGCTGATGGCCGCCGCCGCGGTGGCCTTCGGCGTGCTCACTTCGCCGTTGGCGCATGCGTCCAAGGACGTGACGTTTGCCGTCTCCATCGCACTGGAAACGCTTGATCCGTACAACACCAACAGCACCCTGAACCAGGCTGCCGGCAAGGCCTACTACGAAGGCCTGTTCGAATTCGACAAGGACCTGAAGATCCAGAAGGTGCTGGCCACCGACTACTCGGTCAGCGAAGACGGCCTGGTCTACACGTTCAAGCTGCGTCCCGGCGTGAAGTTCCACGACGGCACCGACTTCAACGCCGAAGCGGTCAAGGTCAACTTCGATCGTCCGTCCAACCCGGACAACCGCCTGTCGCGCTACATCCAGTTCAGCGTCATCGACAAGACCGAAGTGGTTGACCCGATGACCGTCAAGATCACGCTGAAGAAGCCGTTCTCGGCCTTCATCAACGCGCTGGCCCACCCGGCCGCCATGATGATCTCGCCGGCTGCCCTGGCCAAGTACGGCAAGGAAATCGGTTTCCACCCGGTGGGCACCGGCCCGTTCGAATTCGTCGAATGGAAGCCGGCTGAATACCTGAAGGTCAAGAAGTTCGACGGCTACTGGAAGAAGGGCTACCCCAAGGTCGACACGCTGACCTTCCGTACCGTGACCGACAACAACACCCGCGCCGCCGTGGTGCAGACGGGCGAAGCGCAGTTCGCTTTCCCGGTGCCGTTCGAGCAAGCCGCCGTGCTGAAGAAGAACGACAAGCTGGACGTGGTCGATCACCAGAACTCGATCATGGCCCGCTACCTGTCGATGAACACGCAGCAAAAGCCGTTCGACAACGTCAAGGTGCGTGAAGCCATCAACTACGCCATCAACAAGGAAGCCCTGGCCAAGGTCGCTTTCTCGGGCTATGCCACCGTCGTTGACGGCGTGGTGCCCAAGGGCGTGGACTACGCGCACAAGACCGGCCCGTGGCCGTATGACCTGAAGAAGGCCAAGGCCCTGTTGGCCGAAGCTGGCTATCCCAACGGCTTTGAAAGCACCCTGTGGTCCGCCTATAACGACGGCACTTCGGTGAAGGTGGTTCAGTTCCTGCAGCAGCAGCTGGCGCAAGTCGGCATCAAGGTGCAAGTGGAAGTGCTGGAATCGGGTCAGCGCGTGCAGCGTGTGCAGCAAGTGCAAAAGCCGGAAGATGCCAAGGTCCGCATGTACTACGCTGGCTGGTCGTCCTCGACGGGCGAAGCCGACTGGGGCCTGCGTCCGCTGCTGACCACCCCCGCTTTCCCGCCGGTGCTGAACAACGTGTCCTACTACTCGAACAAGTCGGTTGACGACGGCGTTCAAGAAGCCCTGGCCACGACCGACCGCGCCAAGAAGACCGAAATCTACAAGAACGTTCAGGAAACCATCTGGAAGGATGCCCCGTGGGCCTTCCTGGTGACCCAGAACAACCTGTATGTGAAGTCGAAGAACCTGTCGGGCGTGTACGTGGAACCGGACACCTCGTTCTGGTTCGGCGACATCGACCTGAAGCAGTAA